Proteins from a single region of Apium graveolens cultivar Ventura chromosome 7, ASM990537v1, whole genome shotgun sequence:
- the LOC141674995 gene encoding putative F-box only protein 15, which translates to MSLSKHKYLPEQLMSEILKRLPVKDVLRCGAVQKSWYSLVRTRMFISLHSNYQKLTSHINPKYLLFHNFDTHELTVRFDDPQCEEYCNHAFDLGSASAWYAQSNGLICLSLMFDSEHHYNPNIALLNPLAHKFKMLPHSPLSIFTFLETEWKALAFGFFSEVNDYVVVHIVKPKSTAAPYFDPYSPDDSYEQALHTVEIGVYSLNSNSWKQICQDKVFVDFMSTNRSVFVNGTAFWVGFNTDVSYQLVMYFDTKTNILGKIKVPNWIALHERQLCNPLILPFGQSIAYFVEVEDFDAEEDDEDYKSPHLDIWVLKDDMIDEFSWEKKMSVSISEDVSAQVLGVRNNGDPILGKSNSLITYDLDTHEPNDFVDRLTPYSYDEDTPFFFISPFVETLRLLDIDRDN; encoded by the coding sequence ATGAGCTTGTCAAAACACAAGTACCTTCCGGAACAGCTTATGTCGGAGATACTCAAAAGACTTCCGGTTAAGGATGTTTTACGTTGTGGAGCTGTCCAAAAATCATGGTATTCTCTTGTAAGAACTCGTATGTTTATCTCTCTCCACTCTAATTATCAAAAACTCACATCCCATATAAACCCTAAATATCTACTTTTCCATAATTTTGATACCCATGAATTAACAGTACGTTTCGATGATCCACAATGTGAAGAATATTGCAATCATGCATTTGACTTGGGATCAGCTAGTGCCTGGTATGCACAATCAAATGGTTTAATTTGTCTGTCTTTAATGTTTGATTCAGAACATCATTATAATCCCAACATTGCTCTCTTGAATCCTCTAGCTCATAAATTTAAGATGCTCCCTCACTCGCCCCTTTCGATATTTACATTTCTCGAGACTGAGTGGAAGGCTTTAGCTTTTGGGTTTTTCTCGGAAGTTAACGATTATGTTGTGGTACATATTGTCAAACCTAAATCGACTGCTGCACCTTACTTTGATCCATACTCACCTGATGACTCTTACGAACAGGCCCTGCACACAGTAGAGATTGGGGTTTATAGTCTTAACTCTAATTCTTGGAAGCAAATATGCCAAGACAAAGTTTTTGTTGATTTTATGAGTACTAATAGATCTGTATTTGTTAATGGAACTGCATTTTGGGTAGGGTTTAACACCGACGTTTCATATCAATTAGTTATGTACTTTGATACCAAAACAAATATACTGGGAAAAATCAAGGTGCCTAACTGGATTGCACTTCACGAACGTCAGCTTTGTAATCCTCTTATTCTTCCATTTGGTCAATCGATTGCTTACTTTGTTGAGGTCGAGGATTTCGATGCAGAAGAGGATGATGAGGATTATAAATCTCCTCATCTGGATATTTGGGTATTGAAAGATGATATGATAGATGAGTTTTCTTGGGAGAAAAAGATGAGTGTGAGTATAAGTGAAGATGTTTCGGCTCAAGTCTTGGGTGTAAGGAACAACGGTGATCCAATACTAGGAAAATCAAACAGTTTGATTACATATGATCTTGACACCCATGAACCAAATGATTTTGTTGATCGTTTGACTCCCTATTCCTATGATGAGGATACACCATTCTTTTTCATCAGTCCTTTTGTGGAGACTCTGCGTTTGCTTGATATTGATCGAGATAATTGA